A stretch of Gymnodinialimonas phycosphaerae DNA encodes these proteins:
- a CDS encoding ABC transporter ATP-binding protein → MSEELEVERGDIRDNGRRPPRAVVGSQRVEEEIFGRLFDRTIVSRIWDFVRPYRSKLIISVIAVLVFTATQIAIPLIISYAIDNGLVADAAGQAALRTAMIAFACAIALNYGAAWVQESVVGKAAENVLFDIRTAMFSHLQDVSLSFMDKTEVGRLMSRLQGDVNAMQEFLETSVLSVGDIVLLFGIIASMLWLNVQLGLLTLCVLPILFLVRIVWLPRARVAFMDAHIANSVTNGALAEAIHGVRTVQGMDRQQVNFALYTDKAHATLMAHRTASKFAQVMVPIVDSLTGIAMAVVVVVGGSMVLDQRLEVGVMVAFLFYIQRFFDPIRSLTMQYSVMQRAMASGQRLIDVLDVPVDIADAPDAVDLPHSTKGAVEFRNVTFGYNPAHPVLKNVSFTINPGETVALVGPTGSGKSSAMSLLNRFYDVQGGQVLVDGTDVRDLTLASLGREIAMVLQEPYLFSGTLLENIRYNKQDATEEDVIAAAKAVGAHDFIMALPLGYQTMMGERGGTLSLGQRQLVSFARALVADARILVLDEATASIDSYTEMLIQKALVTLLKGRTGLVIAHRLATIRDADKIIVLQAGEVLEQGNHDALIANKGLYAQLYSVNYGSFDDLPTDAGEAQSS, encoded by the coding sequence ATGAGCGAGGAACTTGAAGTCGAACGCGGCGATATCCGCGACAATGGCCGCCGCCCGCCGCGCGCCGTCGTAGGCTCTCAACGGGTCGAGGAAGAGATCTTCGGCCGCCTTTTCGACCGCACCATCGTGTCGCGGATCTGGGATTTCGTACGACCCTATCGAAGCAAGCTGATCATCTCGGTCATTGCCGTTCTGGTTTTCACGGCAACGCAAATCGCAATTCCGTTGATCATCAGCTATGCCATCGACAACGGCCTTGTGGCGGATGCGGCGGGGCAAGCCGCCCTGCGCACGGCTATGATCGCCTTCGCCTGCGCCATCGCGCTGAATTACGGCGCGGCCTGGGTGCAGGAAAGCGTCGTGGGCAAGGCGGCGGAGAACGTGTTGTTCGACATTCGCACCGCCATGTTCAGCCATTTGCAGGACGTGTCGCTCAGCTTCATGGACAAGACCGAAGTAGGCCGCCTGATGTCGCGCCTGCAAGGCGATGTGAACGCGATGCAGGAGTTTCTGGAGACCTCTGTGCTGTCGGTGGGCGATATCGTGCTTCTATTCGGCATCATCGCCTCCATGCTGTGGCTGAATGTGCAGCTTGGGCTTCTGACCCTGTGCGTGCTGCCGATCCTGTTTCTGGTGCGCATCGTCTGGTTGCCGCGCGCGCGCGTCGCGTTCATGGATGCCCATATCGCCAATTCCGTCACCAACGGCGCCCTGGCCGAGGCGATCCACGGCGTGCGCACGGTGCAGGGCATGGACCGACAGCAGGTGAATTTCGCGCTCTACACCGACAAGGCCCACGCCACCCTGATGGCGCATCGCACCGCGTCGAAGTTCGCGCAAGTCATGGTGCCCATCGTCGATAGCTTGACAGGCATCGCCATGGCGGTGGTCGTGGTCGTCGGCGGATCAATGGTGCTGGACCAACGGCTGGAGGTCGGCGTGATGGTCGCCTTCCTGTTCTACATCCAGCGCTTCTTCGATCCGATCCGGTCGCTGACCATGCAGTATTCGGTGATGCAGCGGGCCATGGCCTCGGGCCAGCGGTTGATCGATGTGCTCGATGTCCCGGTTGATATCGCCGACGCGCCTGACGCCGTGGACCTGCCCCACAGCACGAAAGGCGCGGTCGAGTTTCGCAACGTGACCTTCGGCTACAACCCGGCCCATCCGGTGCTGAAAAATGTCAGCTTCACCATCAACCCCGGCGAGACGGTGGCCCTTGTCGGCCCCACGGGATCGGGAAAATCCAGCGCGATGTCGCTGCTCAACCGCTTCTACGACGTCCAGGGCGGTCAAGTTCTGGTCGATGGCACCGACGTGCGCGACCTGACGCTGGCCTCGCTCGGGCGCGAAATCGCGATGGTCCTGCAAGAGCCATACCTGTTCAGCGGCACGCTTCTGGAAAACATCCGCTACAACAAGCAGGACGCGACCGAAGAAGACGTCATAGCCGCTGCCAAGGCCGTGGGCGCCCATGATTTCATCATGGCCCTCCCCTTGGGCTATCAGACGATGATGGGCGAGCGGGGCGGCACCCTGTCGTTGGGTCAGCGCCAATTGGTCAGCTTTGCACGCGCGCTGGTGGCCGATGCCCGGATCTTGGTTCTGGACGAAGCGACTGCCAGCATCGACAGCTATACCGAGATGCTTATCCAGAAGGCGCTTGTGACGCTGCTCAAGGGCCGCACGGGCCTTGTGATCGCCCATCGTCTCGCCACCATTCGAGACGCCGACAAGATCATCGTCCTGCAAGCGGGCGAGGTGTTGGAGCAGGGAAACCATGACGCGCTGATCGCCAATAAGGGCCTTTATGCGCAGCTCTACAGCGTCAATTATGGCTCCTTCGACGACCTGCCCACAGACGCGGGCGAGGCGCAATCGTCTTAG
- a CDS encoding ABC transporter ATP-binding protein, producing the protein MPSPTEIMRPTDTVSWKSGLATIKRVTALAWRTPGMVIIAIGSTIIASGLQLLVPLLLGRAVDQTQTLVSDPANAEAATSALWATAWLVLGVWIARGTFTVFQNYFSESVGHNVGYSLRLAYYEKIQRLSFGFHDRMHSGDLITLGMLDLEAVRMFFSTGLIRIVLLSMLIGIGGYLLLSTDLVLGLLALSFVPFVAWRSSVTQLKLRGTWLELQNRLSVLSRVMEENLGGIRVVRAFAAKPHEMAKYAVASESALELAHERVDIRVRNTSMMTFSFLVAMGLVLWIGGGKVMADEITVGTLASFLTFMTILQMPVRQLGMLVNSFARTATCGERVFALLDLDLAITDAAGAQDVEISEGVLRFDNVGFTYPGASKSTLKGVSFTAKRGETIGLIGPPGSGKSTIAHLIPRFYDVTEGAITIDGQDIRDVTLASLRHAVVAVQQDAFLFTTSLENNIAYGDPWAPPSQIADASASAQLHQFIATLPAGYETVVGERGASLSGGQRQRMTIARTLMLRPSVLIFDDSTAAVDAGTEQRIRTTIQAQASERVTIIVAHRLNSLMHADRILFVEDGQIVEQGSHAELLALGGRYRALHDLQIRPEEPTP; encoded by the coding sequence ATGCCCTCGCCGACCGAGATCATGCGCCCGACCGATACGGTTAGCTGGAAAAGCGGGCTGGCGACGATCAAGCGGGTCACGGCATTGGCATGGCGGACGCCCGGCATGGTCATCATCGCGATCGGCTCGACGATCATCGCGTCGGGCTTGCAGTTGCTGGTCCCTCTGCTTCTGGGCCGCGCGGTGGATCAAACGCAGACGCTTGTCTCCGATCCTGCCAATGCCGAGGCCGCGACCTCTGCCCTCTGGGCCACGGCGTGGCTGGTGCTTGGCGTCTGGATCGCGCGCGGGACGTTCACGGTCTTCCAGAACTACTTCAGCGAAAGTGTCGGCCACAACGTCGGCTACTCCCTGCGGCTGGCCTATTACGAGAAGATCCAGCGGCTCAGCTTCGGGTTTCACGACCGCATGCACTCGGGCGATCTGATCACGCTTGGCATGCTGGATCTGGAGGCGGTACGGATGTTCTTTTCCACCGGCCTTATTCGTATTGTCCTTCTGAGCATGCTGATCGGCATTGGCGGCTATCTGCTGCTGTCGACCGACCTTGTGCTGGGCCTTCTGGCGCTTAGCTTCGTGCCGTTCGTGGCGTGGCGGTCGTCCGTGACGCAACTGAAGCTGCGCGGGACGTGGCTGGAGCTGCAAAATCGCCTGTCCGTTCTTAGCCGCGTGATGGAGGAAAACCTGGGCGGTATCCGCGTCGTCCGCGCTTTTGCCGCCAAACCCCATGAGATGGCGAAATACGCTGTAGCCTCGGAAAGCGCGCTGGAGCTGGCGCACGAGCGCGTCGATATCCGGGTGCGCAACACCTCGATGATGACGTTCTCGTTCCTGGTCGCGATGGGGCTGGTTCTGTGGATCGGCGGCGGCAAGGTCATGGCCGATGAGATCACCGTCGGTACGCTGGCTTCGTTCTTGACCTTCATGACGATCCTGCAAATGCCGGTGCGGCAGCTGGGGATGCTGGTCAACTCTTTCGCCCGCACTGCTACCTGTGGCGAGCGGGTCTTTGCGCTGCTGGATCTGGACCTTGCCATCACCGATGCGGCCGGTGCGCAAGACGTGGAGATCAGCGAAGGCGTGCTGCGCTTTGACAACGTAGGCTTCACCTATCCCGGCGCGTCGAAGTCGACGCTGAAGGGTGTTAGCTTCACGGCAAAGCGCGGCGAGACCATCGGCCTGATCGGGCCACCCGGCAGCGGCAAGTCGACCATCGCGCACTTGATCCCGCGATTCTATGATGTGACGGAGGGCGCGATCACCATCGATGGGCAGGATATCCGCGATGTCACGCTGGCGTCCCTGCGCCATGCTGTCGTGGCGGTGCAGCAGGATGCCTTCCTGTTTACCACCAGCCTTGAGAACAACATCGCTTACGGAGATCCCTGGGCCCCGCCCTCGCAGATTGCGGACGCCAGCGCCTCGGCGCAATTGCACCAGTTCATCGCCACCCTGCCTGCGGGATACGAGACCGTGGTCGGCGAGCGCGGCGCGTCGCTTTCAGGTGGGCAGCGCCAGCGCATGACCATTGCGCGCACGCTGATGCTGCGACCCTCGGTCCTGATCTTCGATGATAGCACGGCAGCCGTGGACGCGGGCACCGAGCAGCGGATCAGAACCACCATCCAGGCCCAGGCGAGCGAGCGTGTGACGATCATCGTGGCGCACAGGTTGAACTCGTTGATGCACGCCGACCGCATCCTGTTCGTAGAGGACGGCCAGATCGTGGAGCAGGGCAGCCACGCCGAATTGCTGGCCCTAGGCGGCCGCTACCGCGCGCTGCATGATCTGCAGATCCGCCCGGAGGAGCCCACCCCATGA
- a CDS encoding dihydroorotase, translated as MSALDTLIMGGEVLLPDGLARVDLGLKDGKVAGVYAPGSAPEAEATIDAKGKTVLPGIVDIHFHVRAPAYPERGTVLSETRAAAAGGVTTLFEMPISKPCCSTPEELARRRDHFAENAVIDFALYAAPGDLTEASRDKMMAIGCIAWKIFTTPSPAGRADEFEGLAFPDEADQLRALTLLADTGLPIVVHAESAQLLAHFEEAAKALDPSDAATHNKSRPAICESVAVAKLLTMNMTAQAKLHIAHVTNAQTVAVLRAFKGTSDFTAETCPQYLFTTEDDVAKAGIYAKVNPPIRFQSDQDALWEAIADGTINYVTTDHAPFAKAEKQAAEGNFPAAPPGVPGIEFIVPAMLDAVAQGKLTLQHAHDLMCANGAKRYGLYPSKGALLPGSAADVTIADLAGETTFSPETLHTHAREVAHLFYGRRLRGRVTQTILAGNTVFQDGTVTGSQRAGAYVTPQRAR; from the coding sequence ATGAGCGCTCTGGACACCCTGATCATGGGCGGAGAGGTGCTGTTGCCCGATGGGCTGGCGCGCGTTGACCTCGGCCTGAAAGATGGCAAGGTCGCGGGCGTCTACGCGCCCGGCTCCGCACCAGAGGCAGAGGCCACCATCGACGCCAAGGGCAAAACCGTGCTGCCCGGCATCGTCGACATCCACTTTCACGTCCGCGCGCCCGCCTACCCCGAACGCGGCACCGTCCTGTCGGAAACTCGCGCCGCGGCGGCGGGCGGCGTCACCACCCTGTTCGAGATGCCAATCTCCAAACCCTGTTGTTCGACCCCAGAGGAACTCGCCCGCAGGCGCGATCACTTCGCGGAAAATGCCGTCATCGACTTCGCCCTCTATGCCGCGCCGGGCGATCTGACCGAGGCCAGCCGCGACAAGATGATGGCGATCGGCTGCATCGCCTGGAAGATCTTCACCACCCCCTCCCCCGCTGGCCGTGCCGATGAATTCGAAGGCCTGGCCTTCCCGGACGAGGCCGACCAGCTGCGCGCGCTTACGCTTTTGGCCGACACCGGCCTGCCCATCGTGGTCCATGCTGAAAGCGCGCAGCTTCTGGCGCATTTTGAGGAGGCCGCGAAGGCCCTAGACCCTTCTGATGCCGCCACGCACAACAAGTCGCGCCCGGCGATCTGCGAATCCGTCGCCGTCGCCAAGCTTTTGACAATGAACATGACCGCGCAGGCGAAACTGCACATTGCCCATGTCACCAACGCGCAAACGGTCGCCGTTCTGCGCGCCTTCAAGGGCACCAGCGACTTCACCGCTGAAACCTGCCCCCAATACCTCTTCACCACCGAAGATGACGTCGCGAAGGCGGGCATCTACGCCAAAGTGAACCCGCCGATCCGGTTCCAATCCGACCAGGACGCCCTGTGGGAGGCGATCGCCGACGGCACAATCAACTATGTCACCACCGACCATGCCCCCTTCGCCAAGGCCGAAAAACAGGCGGCCGAAGGGAATTTCCCTGCCGCCCCCCCTGGCGTGCCCGGGATCGAATTCATCGTGCCCGCGATGCTGGACGCCGTGGCGCAGGGCAAATTGACCTTGCAACACGCCCATGATCTGATGTGTGCCAATGGGGCGAAGCGATACGGGCTTTACCCGTCCAAGGGTGCCCTTTTGCCCGGAAGTGCGGCCGATGTGACCATCGCCGATCTAGCGGGCGAGACGACGTTTTCTCCCGAGACGCTGCACACCCATGCCCGCGAGGTGGCGCATCTGTTTTATGGGCGCCGCCTGCGCGGGCGCGTCACGCAGACGATCCTGGCCGGAAACACGGTGTTTCAGGATGGCACCGTGACCGGCTCACAGAGGGCCGGAGCATACGTCACGCCGCAGCGCGCGCGCTGA
- a CDS encoding family 10 glycosylhydrolase, with product MSNMTPDPTEKFVGIQVSPISFIDEGVDVVLDTLKDRVGVNVLMLGTVSWLGLKTGRSIAHKLDGWPDHGVPEPFTMKGGAYYNPDPRYYTKTLIKDFRATDKEMEGVDILDLVIPEAHKRDMKVYVELMEPFFKYAGHGSVNNIEIPNLATCMEVDVFGVRKDEPSTSNPDYRNWMHAIIEDQVRNYDIDGIMWCNERNSPLDQMMQGQAPGDFSDAARSEAIARGIDVEACRRGCIAMYDFMQDALGGKEFDDGAFITFIRTLLANPEFLIWERFWLERNKDLDRELYGLVKWCKPNLPFGLNVWNRNHFNLFRRAQWPWEEQTMYADWVKPITYQHQSGEIWHKEFGFFQKTILRDFDPAVAMQIMDGILGIKGSGIDTVIQDGLDPDTYVYGQCEAALTGVHDKAKVFMGLGIDAPRVRADQAKCTPDIAYRSVMATYRAGGHGVVLSPNYASMHLTNLDGVAKALEELGLK from the coding sequence ATGAGCAACATGACCCCCGATCCAACAGAGAAATTCGTCGGCATTCAGGTCTCGCCCATCAGCTTTATCGACGAAGGCGTGGATGTGGTGCTCGATACCCTGAAAGACCGGGTGGGCGTCAACGTCCTGATGCTTGGCACCGTGTCGTGGCTTGGCCTCAAGACCGGGCGCAGCATTGCGCATAAACTGGACGGCTGGCCCGATCACGGCGTGCCCGAGCCGTTCACCATGAAGGGCGGCGCCTATTACAACCCCGATCCGCGTTATTACACGAAGACGCTGATCAAGGATTTCCGCGCCACGGATAAGGAGATGGAGGGGGTCGATATCCTCGATCTCGTTATCCCCGAAGCCCACAAGCGCGACATGAAAGTCTATGTCGAACTGATGGAGCCGTTCTTCAAATACGCGGGCCATGGGTCCGTGAACAACATCGAGATCCCCAATTTGGCGACCTGTATGGAGGTCGACGTCTTCGGCGTCCGCAAGGATGAGCCCTCCACCTCAAACCCCGATTACCGCAACTGGATGCACGCGATCATCGAAGACCAGGTGCGCAACTACGACATCGACGGGATCATGTGGTGCAACGAGCGCAACAGCCCGCTGGACCAGATGATGCAGGGCCAGGCGCCCGGCGATTTCTCGGACGCCGCGCGGTCGGAAGCGATTGCTCGCGGCATCGATGTAGAGGCCTGTCGCCGGGGCTGCATCGCAATGTACGACTTCATGCAGGACGCGCTTGGCGGCAAGGAGTTCGACGACGGTGCCTTCATCACCTTCATCCGCACCCTGCTCGCCAACCCCGAATTCCTGATCTGGGAAAGGTTTTGGCTGGAGCGCAACAAGGACCTGGACCGCGAACTTTACGGGCTGGTCAAATGGTGCAAACCCAACCTGCCGTTTGGCCTGAACGTCTGGAACCGCAATCATTTCAACCTCTTCCGCCGCGCCCAATGGCCGTGGGAGGAACAGACAATGTATGCCGATTGGGTCAAGCCGATCACCTATCAGCACCAATCCGGTGAGATCTGGCACAAGGAATTCGGCTTCTTCCAAAAGACCATCCTGCGCGATTTCGACCCCGCCGTGGCGATGCAGATCATGGACGGCATTCTTGGTATCAAGGGCTCCGGCATCGACACGGTGATCCAAGACGGCCTGGACCCCGATACCTACGTCTACGGCCAATGCGAGGCCGCGCTGACCGGCGTTCACGACAAGGCGAAGGTCTTCATGGGCCTTGGCATCGACGCGCCGCGCGTTCGGGCGGATCAGGCGAAATGCACGCCGGATATCGCCTATCGCTCGGTCATGGCAACGTACCGCGCGGGCGGGCACGGGGTGGTTTTGTCGCCCAACTATGCCTCCATGCATCTGACTAACCTGGACGGCGTGGCCAAGGCGCTGGAAGAGTTGGGCCTGAAATGA
- a CDS encoding pyridoxal phosphate-dependent aminotransferase, producing the protein MGSLLHDRTAPRIIEDDGAFRTKMLEIASGLDNVIALGRGDPDFHTPKHIVEAAKKALDDNQHHYTGPTGLPPLRQAICDNLRAEYGLDYTPDEVIVTAGVQESIMLCMLGLVAPGDEVLITSPRFTTYDTAVQMCGGVPIPVPTYPKDDFALDVDEIEKRITDKTRMFVLVSPNNPTGAVTPPDVIRKIADLAIKHDILIIADEIYAALIYPPHEHLSLATLPGMKERTITLNGFSKTYAMTGWRVGYMAAPADFVEKLTEPRHTLSINTCTVSQHAALAALTGPQDEMQATFKAYAERRDYLMSALSDAGLSYGAPGGAFYIYTNIEATGMKAKAFCETLLRETGVMVFPGDMFGEPDSDFIRISYLQPLPVIKEAMGRIKRFIAKHGASA; encoded by the coding sequence ATGGGATCGCTTCTGCACGACCGCACGGCCCCGCGCATCATCGAGGACGACGGCGCGTTTCGCACCAAGATGCTGGAGATCGCCAGCGGCCTCGACAACGTGATCGCGCTGGGGCGTGGTGACCCGGATTTCCATACGCCCAAGCACATCGTGGAGGCCGCGAAAAAGGCACTGGACGACAACCAGCACCACTACACTGGCCCCACCGGCCTGCCGCCCTTGCGCCAGGCCATCTGCGATAACCTGCGCGCGGAATACGGGCTGGATTACACGCCGGACGAGGTCATCGTGACGGCGGGTGTGCAGGAATCCATCATGCTGTGCATGTTGGGTCTGGTCGCGCCGGGAGACGAGGTTCTGATCACCTCGCCGCGCTTCACTACCTACGACACCGCCGTGCAGATGTGCGGCGGCGTGCCGATCCCGGTGCCGACGTATCCGAAGGACGATTTCGCGCTGGACGTGGATGAGATCGAGAAGCGCATCACCGACAAAACGCGCATGTTTGTCCTGGTCTCACCCAATAACCCCACGGGTGCTGTGACCCCACCTGATGTGATCCGCAAGATCGCGGACCTCGCGATCAAGCATGACATCCTGATCATCGCGGACGAGATCTATGCGGCCCTGATTTACCCCCCCCATGAGCATCTGTCGCTGGCGACTTTGCCGGGCATGAAAGAGCGGACGATCACGCTCAACGGCTTTTCTAAAACCTACGCGATGACCGGCTGGCGCGTCGGCTATATGGCAGCGCCCGCCGATTTCGTCGAAAAGCTGACCGAGCCGCGCCATACGCTCTCGATCAACACCTGCACCGTGTCCCAACACGCCGCATTGGCCGCGCTGACAGGCCCGCAGGATGAGATGCAGGCCACCTTCAAAGCCTACGCTGAACGGCGCGATTACCTGATGAGCGCGCTGTCTGACGCGGGCCTCAGCTACGGCGCGCCGGGCGGGGCGTTCTACATCTACACCAACATCGAGGCGACAGGCATGAAGGCCAAGGCCTTCTGCGAAACCCTGCTCCGTGAGACGGGCGTGATGGTGTTTCCAGGCGACATGTTCGGTGAGCCCGACAGCGATTTCATCCGCATCAGCTACCTGCAGCCCCTGCCGGTGATCAAAGAGGCGATGGGCCGTATCAAGCGATTCATCGCCAAGCACGGAGCCTCCGCATGA
- a CDS encoding metal-dependent hydrolase family protein, producing MPEPAAWKYQKITKPMFEAPAVDCVFLGRVITCVGDEVIEDGFVHLKDGKIAAVGALGDAPSGIETLDTHGKTLMPGMMNSHAHLSWDGIHELSQQSMFDAPEIRAYKAAGNMLKSLRAGITLVRDLGVHDANLFTKQAVAQGIFPGPRLLVSGESIIQTGGHTYWVCREASGADEMRRAVRDQVKGGADLIKIMACHDTLEFTDDELHAVIDEAHRNRLPITAHATYNDCIARVAEAGIDCVEHGGSMTDATIQLLLDKKLPIVTTFSALVIQANEEIARAFGIPEWKIEERKKAVADKSRFDGLVRAANAGVPIVFGTDAGSPAVEHDRIVPELGFMVEVGVCPDNLDALRAITARAAVLNGFGDTLGTLEAGKLADMIVVDGKPDQDLKALEKVEMTFIDGKRMH from the coding sequence ATGCCCGAACCCGCCGCCTGGAAATATCAGAAGATCACCAAGCCGATGTTTGAGGCTCCGGCCGTCGATTGCGTCTTCCTCGGTCGCGTCATTACCTGCGTGGGCGATGAGGTGATCGAGGATGGTTTCGTGCACCTCAAGGACGGCAAGATCGCCGCCGTGGGCGCGCTGGGCGATGCCCCCTCCGGGATTGAGACGCTGGATACCCACGGCAAGACCCTGATGCCCGGCATGATGAACAGCCACGCGCATCTGTCATGGGACGGCATCCATGAACTCAGCCAGCAGTCCATGTTCGATGCCCCCGAAATTCGCGCCTACAAGGCAGCGGGCAACATGCTCAAATCGCTTCGCGCAGGGATAACGCTGGTCCGCGACCTCGGCGTGCACGACGCCAACCTCTTCACCAAGCAGGCCGTGGCGCAAGGCATCTTCCCCGGCCCGCGCCTTCTGGTATCGGGTGAGAGCATCATTCAGACCGGCGGCCACACCTACTGGGTCTGCCGTGAAGCCTCAGGCGCCGATGAGATGCGCCGCGCTGTGCGCGATCAGGTCAAGGGCGGCGCCGATCTGATCAAGATCATGGCTTGTCACGACACACTGGAATTCACCGATGATGAGCTTCACGCCGTCATTGACGAGGCCCACCGCAACCGCCTGCCGATCACGGCCCATGCGACGTACAACGACTGTATCGCCCGCGTGGCGGAGGCCGGCATTGACTGTGTCGAACACGGCGGGTCGATGACGGACGCGACGATCCAGCTGCTGCTCGACAAGAAACTGCCGATTGTCACGACGTTCTCGGCCCTTGTTATTCAGGCCAATGAAGAGATCGCTCGCGCCTTCGGCATCCCGGAATGGAAGATTGAAGAACGCAAAAAAGCTGTCGCCGACAAGTCCCGCTTCGACGGCTTGGTGCGCGCGGCGAATGCGGGCGTGCCGATTGTCTTTGGCACCGACGCAGGCAGCCCGGCGGTAGAGCATGACCGGATCGTGCCGGAACTGGGCTTTATGGTGGAGGTGGGCGTTTGCCCAGACAACCTCGACGCGTTGCGCGCCATTACTGCACGGGCCGCGGTGCTGAATGGGTTCGGCGACACGCTCGGCACGTTGGAGGCCGGAAAACTGGCCGACATGATCGTGGTGGACGGCAAGCCCGACCAAGACCTGAAAGCACTTGAGAAGGTCGAAATGACCTTCATCGATGGAAAGAGGATGCACTGA
- a CDS encoding M24 family metallopeptidase — protein sequence MKPPEPKPLDASFHARARDRLRTRAEAAGLDGLLLLRAPNLAYATGLFLSANERPMGVWLPVEGDPILMLPGLERENAEGIGISDARFYDEFPGEIPAVLWMLDQIGRKRIAIDALDATLLDTARNKLERLDLHDHAMDARTIKEPEEVALTVEAASFADLFLRRIHAASADIISQGGTEADLMADAMAHARGALLAKHKKAFAGTPMGITASVHSGPRAALPHGAVLERTPQPGETLIAGIGASLGGYHAESGVTLIVGEISPEQRRIMTAMEACNDAAVAALARRTTCTQANDAALDALRNAGLGDAIRHRIGHGMGLEGHEAPWLAPGDATPIQTHMIFSNEPGVYRPGLDGYRTINTMIVTEDKIDIPSRFQADTPISARTIPI from the coding sequence GTGAAACCGCCCGAGCCAAAACCGCTGGACGCCAGCTTTCACGCCAGAGCCCGCGACCGTTTGCGCACCCGTGCAGAGGCGGCGGGACTGGACGGCCTGCTGCTGCTGCGCGCGCCCAACCTCGCCTATGCCACCGGTCTATTCCTGTCCGCCAACGAACGCCCCATGGGCGTATGGCTTCCAGTCGAAGGAGACCCAATCCTGATGCTACCGGGGCTGGAGCGGGAAAACGCGGAAGGCATCGGGATCAGTGACGCGCGCTTCTACGACGAATTCCCCGGAGAAATCCCCGCCGTCCTATGGATGCTGGACCAGATCGGGCGCAAACGCATCGCCATCGACGCGCTGGACGCCACCCTTCTGGACACCGCGCGCAACAAGCTGGAGCGTCTGGACCTGCACGACCATGCCATGGACGCGCGCACCATCAAAGAGCCGGAAGAAGTCGCCCTGACGGTGGAGGCCGCGTCCTTCGCAGACTTGTTTCTGCGCCGTATCCATGCCGCGAGTGCTGACATCATCAGCCAAGGCGGGACTGAGGCTGATCTGATGGCCGACGCGATGGCCCACGCGCGCGGCGCGCTGCTTGCCAAGCACAAGAAGGCTTTTGCGGGCACGCCTATGGGCATCACTGCCTCGGTCCATTCCGGCCCCCGCGCCGCCCTGCCCCACGGGGCGGTGCTGGAACGCACCCCGCAGCCGGGTGAAACCTTGATCGCAGGCATCGGCGCCAGCCTCGGCGGCTACCACGCCGAAAGCGGCGTAACGTTGATCGTGGGCGAGATCAGCCCCGAACAGCGCCGGATCATGACCGCGATGGAAGCCTGCAACGACGCCGCTGTCGCCGCCCTCGCGCGCCGCACGACCTGCACGCAGGCCAATGACGCGGCGCTCGACGCCCTGCGCAACGCGGGCCTGGGTGACGCGATCCGCCACCGGATCGGCCATGGAATGGGGTTGGAGGGCCACGAAGCCCCCTGGCTTGCCCCCGGAGACGCGACACCGATCCAGACCCACATGATTTTCTCCAATGAGCCCGGGGTCTACCGACCCGGCCTCGATGGCTACCGAACCATCAACACGATGATCGTGACCGAGGACAAGATAGACATCCCCTCTCGGTTCCAAGCCGATACACCGATTTCCGCCCGAACAATCCCCATCTGA